A window of Acidobacteriota bacterium contains these coding sequences:
- a CDS encoding integration host factor subunit beta: protein MIKADIINQVSKIADITRVKADDAVEAVLNAMKESMRRGERIELRGFGVFQVKPRKKGIGRNPRTGREVKIPPGRTIRFKPGKNLRNLA from the coding sequence ATGATCAAGGCGGATATCATCAACCAGGTCTCAAAGATAGCCGACATCACGCGCGTGAAGGCGGACGATGCCGTCGAGGCGGTTCTCAACGCCATGAAGGAATCGATGCGGCGCGGCGAACGGATCGAGCTGCGCGGCTTCGGCGTCTTCCAGGTGAAGCCGCGCAAGAAGGGAATCGGCCGCAACCCGCGCACGGGTCGTGAGGTCAAGATCCCCCCCGGCCGCACGATTCGGTTCAAGCCCGGCAAGAACCTGCGCAAC